DNA sequence from the Betaproteobacteria bacterium genome:
TCGAAGCGCAGATCTCACCGTTGCCCCCCGTGGTACTGGGCGGTCTGCTGGTCGTGCCGATGGGCCTGCTTGCGATCGTGGCCGGTCGGCCGCTAGCCGAGCCCACGGCGCCGCAAGACACGCAAGCGAGCGCCGCACGCGCCCGCGCGATCGTCATGGAGATCGAGCGTAGCCTCGGCTTCGAGCCGACCGACCGCGAATTCGAGAAGCTGGGCTACGACATCGAAAGCCGCGTACCGGGAACCGGCAAGCTGCGCTTCATCGAAGTGAAGGGACGGGTATCCGGCGCAGACACCATCACGGTCACGAAGAACGAGATCCTCTATTCGCTCAACAAGCCGGAGGATTTCATCCTCGCCATTGTCGAGTTTCAATCCGAAGAGCTGAATTGCGTGCACTACCTACGACAGCCGTTCCAGCGGGAGCCGGACTTCGGCGTGACGAGCGTGAACTACGACTTCGCCGAGTTGCTGGTGCGTGCCGCGACGCCTTCATGAATACTATGGGAATTCATCTGCTTACATTGCGCCCGTGCGAGGGCTCGACCGATTCTTGCGCCGGCCGCGAGATGATCGAGGTGCTGCGGCGCTATGCACGTGGTGAAGGCTTCGACGAGCCGGCTCTGCTCGGGCTTGACTCTGAAGCGCTCGACTTCCGGGCTTCTTCCGAGTCTTCGCACCCATCAGCACACGCTTCAGCCTCGCCTGATGTAAACCGCGCGTATCAGTTCCATAAGTCATTCCAAGCGAGCCGGATTTATGGGTAACCAGTATTAACCGTCCGTCAAAAGGTTTATTGAGAATCCGCTAAATGGTTGACAACCGTTTGATACCTTTGCGCGTTATGTCGACAGTGGGTTTGTCGAGGAGCGTGGATGGGCAAACGGGATCTGCAAGCCATGGAAGCGCGTCGCATCGAGGGCGCGCGGTTGTTGAAGCGCAACGTCGCCCAGGCGGAGGTTGCGCGCCGCTTGGAGGTCAGCAGGCAGGCGGTGAGCGTATGGGCGCGGCAATTGGTCGAAGCGAACGGCGCGGTAGGCCGGCTCAAAGCCAAGCCTGTGGGTCGGCCAACGCGGCTGCAGCCCGCGCAGTGCGAGCGGCTGCGCCAGATGCTGTTGAACGGGGCGCTCGCCGCCGGCTTCCCGACAGAGCTGTGGACGATCAAACGGGTGCGCTTGCTGGTCAAGCGCGAGTTCGATATCGCGTACAGCAACACTGGCGGCTGGGAGCTGCTTCGCTCTTTGGGCTTTACCCCGCAGCGGCCCGAGAAGCGCGCCCTGCAGCGCGACGAGCAGGCGATCCGCGCCTGGAAGCGCAAGACTTGGCTGGCGCTCAAAAAAAAGCCCGCCGCGAGGGGCGAACCATCGTCTTCGTAGACGAATCCGGGCTCTCGGAGAAGTGTCCCGTGACCCGAACCTGGGCGCCGCGCGGTCAGACGCCGGTGATCCAACAAAGCTTCACCTGGAAGCAGATGTCT
Encoded proteins:
- a CDS encoding IS630 family transposase, producing MVDNRLIPLRVMSTVGLSRSVDGQTGSASHGSASHRGRAVVEAQRRPGGGCAPLGGQQAGGERMGAAIGRSERRGRPAQSQACGSANAAAARAVRAAAPDAVERGARRRLPDRAVDDQTGALAGQARVRYRVQQHWRLGAASLFGLYPAAAREARPAARRAGDPRLEAQDLAGAQKKARREGRTIVFVDESGLSEKCPVTRTWAPRGQTPVIQQSFTWKQMSAVAGLSWWRFYFRFFDGAIKSEQIIEFLSALKRQIARPLLIIWDGVGMHKSRRLRQWLETQGGAFAIAFLPPYAPELNPVEAIWAYLKKHEIANLCPANLTEVSDYARRRLRSMQRRPRLIRAFWQQAELAF